In one Rutidosis leptorrhynchoides isolate AG116_Rl617_1_P2 chromosome 8, CSIRO_AGI_Rlap_v1, whole genome shotgun sequence genomic region, the following are encoded:
- the LOC139862585 gene encoding UDP-galactose/UDP-glucose transporter 3-like yields MDFHGRRAAELVFCITGIWSAYIYQGVLQETLSTKRFGRNKERFEHLAFLNLAQSAVCLIWSFIMINIWRKARGGRAPWRSYWSAGITNTIGPAMGIEALKYISYPAQVMAKSSKMIPVMLMGTLVYGIKYTFQEYLCSLLVAGGVSIFALAKTSSKTINKLANPNAPLGYGLCFLNLVFDGFTNATQDSISTRYPKTNTWDMMLGMNLWSTIYNSIFMFGWPQASGYEAVQFCKDNPEAASDILYYCLCGAVGQNFIFFTIRRFGSLTNTTITTTRKFVSIVVSSLLSGNPLSRKQWGSVAMVFSGLSYQIYLKRKKSKKIKRKKKAF; encoded by the exons ATGGACTTTCATGGCCGACGTGCAGCGGAGCTAGTGTTTTGTATCACCGGTATATGGTCTGCTTATATTTATCAAGGCGTTCTTCAAGAGACCCT GTCTACCAAGAGATTTGGGCGAAACAAGGAACGGTTTGAACATTTGGCATTCTTAAACCTGGCACAAAGTGCTGTTTGTTTAATATGGTCATTTATAA TGATAAATATATGGCGCAAGGCTAGGGGTGGGCGTGCTCCTTGGCGGAGTTACTGGAGTGCCGGAATTACAAATACAATTGGGCCAGCTATGGGGATCGAAGCTCTAAAATATATCAGTTATCCTGCTCAG GTCATGGCAAAATCGTCGAAAATGATTCCAG TAATGCTGATGGGGACGCTAGTTTATGGTATTAAATACACGTTCCAGGAGTATCTTTGCAGCCTCCTTGTTGCTGGCGGCGTATCGATCTTTGCGTTAGCAAAG ACTAGCTCGAAGACCATAAACAAGCTGGCTAATCCAAATGCTCCACTCGGATATGGGCTTTGTTTTCTGAACTTGGTATTTGATGGTTTCACAAATGCCACACAAGATTCAATCTCTACGAG GTACCCAAAAACAAACACATGGGATATGATGTTAGGAATGAACTTATGGAGTACAATCTACAATTCAATATTCATGTTCGGTTGGCCACAAGCAAGTGGATACGAGGCGGTTCAATTCTGCAAGGACAACCCCGAAGCAGCCTCGGATATTTTATACTACTGTTTATGCGGTGCAGTCGGTCAAAACTTCATTTTCTTTACAATTAGGCGATTTGGATCATTGACCAACACCACCATTACAACCACACGCAAATTTGTCAGTATTGTGGTATCATCGTTACTTAGCGGGAATCCTCTATCTCGAAAGCAATGGGGGAGTGTTGCCATGGTCTTTAGCGGATTATCGTATCAAATCTACCTTAAAAGGAAGAAATCaaagaaaataaaaagaaagaagaaagctttttaa
- the LOC139861518 gene encoding transcription factor MYB124-like isoform X1: MQNMKKKGCDINISNSNNNNGDGGSGVVSQKQQKERHIVSWSQEEDDILREQIAIHGTDNWAIVASKFSNKTTRQCRRRWFTYLNSDFKKGGWSQEEDMLLCEAQKIFGNRWTEIAKVVSGRTDNAVKNRFSTLCKKRAKNEALAKENNTCYTATNNKRARFHIGQDADRVLETSMPPSKMRRKHIPDTPEELSRTFTTIDQQLRPPFAVLIQKCHNVNTFTTQPPSKSEEVSKDGMFLKKDDPKIIALLQQAELLSSLASKVNMEKTDESYENACKAVQDFLKQNKDSNVAGYDDSDMDFQNIKDLVHDICCDEGSQQSWRETDFYQGSPDSSEYSTGSTALSQVIEKIEPLQDNNVDGKSITILDSKINQGKLCDWLCYSFGIMMINLCFDSATNILASCDEVDHAVGAICPLPNSEFNSPIQVTPLFRSMAAGIPSPQFSESERNFLLKTLGMESTPTKPPGGTRTSQPPPPCKRALLHCL, translated from the exons ATGCAGAATATGAAGAAGAAAGGttgtgatattaatattagtaatagtaataataataatggtgatggaGGCAGTGGTGTTGTATCTCAGAAGCAGCAGAAAGAAAGGCATATTGTTTCATGGTCACAAGAG GAGGATGATATTTTGAGGGAGCAAATCGCTATCCATGGAACCGACAA TTGGGCTATCGTTGCATCTAAGTTTAGTAATAAAACTACCAGGCAATGCAGGAGAAG ATGGTTTACGTATTTGAATTCTGATTTTAAAAAAGGAGGTTGGTCACAAGAGGAAGACATGCTACTATGCGAG GCCCAAAAGATATTCGGCAACCGATGGACTGAAATAGCAAAAGTGGTTTCAGGAAG GACGGATAATGCTGTTAAGAATCGGTTCTCCACTTTGTGTAAGAAGAGAGCAAAGAATGAAGCATTGGCAAAAGAAAACAACACTTGTTACACCGCAACAAACAATAAGAGGGCCAGATTTCACATTGGACAAGATGCAGATAGAGTTCTAGAAACTTCCATGCCTCCTTCCAAAATGAG GAGGAAACATATCCCTGATACACCAGAAGAACTAAGCAGAACCTTTACAACGATTGATCAGCAACTAAGACCTCCATTTGCGGTACTTATACAGAAATGTCATAACGTTAACACCTTCACAACTCAACCTCCTTCCAAAAGTGAAGAAGTTTCCAAAGATG GAATGTTTCTCAAGAAGGATGATCCAAAGATTATTGCATTGCTACAACAAGCAGAACTGCTCAGCTCACTTGCAAGCAAAGTTAATATGGAGAAAACTGACGAGAGTTATGAAAATGCTTGCAAG GCTGTTCAAGATTTTCTCAAGCAAAACAAAGACAGTAATGTGGCTGGATACGATgattctgatatggattttcaaaatatcaaagatCTGGTACATGATATATGTTGTGATGAAGGCAGTCAACAGTCGTGGAG AGAAACTGATTTTTATCAAGGATCCCCTGATAGTTCCGAGTACAGTACAGGGTCAACTGCCCTTTCCCAAGTGATTGAGAAAATTGAACCACTTCAAGATAACAATGTTGATGGAAAAAGTATAACGATACTTGACTCAAAGATAAACCAAGGTAAATTATGTGACTGGTTATGTTATTCTTTTGGAATTATGATGATAAACTTATGTTTTGACTCTGCTACAAATATTTTAGCTTCTTGTGATGAAGTTGATCATGCTGTTGGAGCAATTTGTCCCTTGCCAAATTCAGAGTTCAATTCACCAATTCAAGTAACCCCGTTGTTCAGATCGATGGCTGCAGGCATTCCTAGCCCACAATTTTCAGAAAGT GAAAGGAACTTTTTACTAAAAACACTTGGAATGGAGTCGACACCCACAAAGCCGCCAGGTGGCACCAGAACTTCACAACCTCCTCCGCCCTGCAAAAGGGCTCTTCTTCATTGTCTTTGA
- the LOC139861518 gene encoding transcription factor MYB124-like isoform X2 has translation MQNMKKKGCDINISNSNNNNGDGGSGVVSQKQQKERHIVSWSQEEDDILREQIAIHGTDNWAIVASKFSNKTTRQCRRRWFTYLNSDFKKGGWSQEEDMLLCEAQKIFGNRWTEIAKVVSGRTDNAVKNRFSTLCKKRAKNEALAKENNTCYTATNNKRARFHIGQDADRVLETSMPPSKMRRKHIPDTPEELSRTFTTIDQQLRPPFAVLIQKCHNVNTFTTQPPSKSEEVSKDGMFLKKDDPKIIALLQQAELLSSLASKVNMEKTDESYENACKAVQDFLKQNKDSNVAGYDDSDMDFQNIKDLVHDICCDEGSQQSWRETDFYQGSPDSSEYSTGSTALSQVIEKIEPLQDNNVDGKSITILDSKINQASCDEVDHAVGAICPLPNSEFNSPIQVTPLFRSMAAGIPSPQFSESERNFLLKTLGMESTPTKPPGGTRTSQPPPPCKRALLHCL, from the exons ATGCAGAATATGAAGAAGAAAGGttgtgatattaatattagtaatagtaataataataatggtgatggaGGCAGTGGTGTTGTATCTCAGAAGCAGCAGAAAGAAAGGCATATTGTTTCATGGTCACAAGAG GAGGATGATATTTTGAGGGAGCAAATCGCTATCCATGGAACCGACAA TTGGGCTATCGTTGCATCTAAGTTTAGTAATAAAACTACCAGGCAATGCAGGAGAAG ATGGTTTACGTATTTGAATTCTGATTTTAAAAAAGGAGGTTGGTCACAAGAGGAAGACATGCTACTATGCGAG GCCCAAAAGATATTCGGCAACCGATGGACTGAAATAGCAAAAGTGGTTTCAGGAAG GACGGATAATGCTGTTAAGAATCGGTTCTCCACTTTGTGTAAGAAGAGAGCAAAGAATGAAGCATTGGCAAAAGAAAACAACACTTGTTACACCGCAACAAACAATAAGAGGGCCAGATTTCACATTGGACAAGATGCAGATAGAGTTCTAGAAACTTCCATGCCTCCTTCCAAAATGAG GAGGAAACATATCCCTGATACACCAGAAGAACTAAGCAGAACCTTTACAACGATTGATCAGCAACTAAGACCTCCATTTGCGGTACTTATACAGAAATGTCATAACGTTAACACCTTCACAACTCAACCTCCTTCCAAAAGTGAAGAAGTTTCCAAAGATG GAATGTTTCTCAAGAAGGATGATCCAAAGATTATTGCATTGCTACAACAAGCAGAACTGCTCAGCTCACTTGCAAGCAAAGTTAATATGGAGAAAACTGACGAGAGTTATGAAAATGCTTGCAAG GCTGTTCAAGATTTTCTCAAGCAAAACAAAGACAGTAATGTGGCTGGATACGATgattctgatatggattttcaaaatatcaaagatCTGGTACATGATATATGTTGTGATGAAGGCAGTCAACAGTCGTGGAG AGAAACTGATTTTTATCAAGGATCCCCTGATAGTTCCGAGTACAGTACAGGGTCAACTGCCCTTTCCCAAGTGATTGAGAAAATTGAACCACTTCAAGATAACAATGTTGATGGAAAAAGTATAACGATACTTGACTCAAAGATAAACCAAG CTTCTTGTGATGAAGTTGATCATGCTGTTGGAGCAATTTGTCCCTTGCCAAATTCAGAGTTCAATTCACCAATTCAAGTAACCCCGTTGTTCAGATCGATGGCTGCAGGCATTCCTAGCCCACAATTTTCAGAAAGT GAAAGGAACTTTTTACTAAAAACACTTGGAATGGAGTCGACACCCACAAAGCCGCCAGGTGGCACCAGAACTTCACAACCTCCTCCGCCCTGCAAAAGGGCTCTTCTTCATTGTCTTTGA